Proteins encoded by one window of Xyrauchen texanus isolate HMW12.3.18 chromosome 24, RBS_HiC_50CHRs, whole genome shotgun sequence:
- the LOC127617545 gene encoding bcl-2-like protein 11, whose amino-acid sequence MSDTSREQTLANGPASLEETRGSGESTGGGEVLRSGQHALPQPSHEDPLRGGISMSSGPHGYQSRSALSRNFSRSSSGYFSGDSDSVPSSPLMPNISEAQDGQNDDVWFADLSNQHVQMAAPVGAMRPEEVLVAWELRRIGDEFNRLYFQGVVAGGNNAGQLRAPNEHPIIAWMNDLIGRIVQIFLRRR is encoded by the exons ATGTCGGACACGTCCAG AGAGCAAACGCTGGCTAATGGCCCGGCTTCTTTAGAAGAGACGCGGGGAAGCGGAGAGAGCACCGGCGGCGGAGAGGTCTTGCGCTCCGGGCAGCATGCCCTCCCTCAGCCGAGCCATGAGGACCCGTTAAGGGGAGGGATTTCCATGTCGAGCGGTCCACATGGATACCAGTCGAGGTCAGCGCTGTCCCGGAACTTCTCCAGGTCCTCTAGTGGCTATTTTTCCGGCGACAGCGATTCTGTGCCAAGTTCCCCTCTAATGCCAAATATTTCCGAAGCGCAAGACGGCCAAAATGATG ACGTATGGTTTGCTGACCTTAGCAACCAGCACGTGCAGATGGCAGCACCTGTTGGAGCCATGCGACCAGAGGAAGTGTTGGTCGCTTGGGAGCTGCGGCGCATTGGTGATGAGTTCAACCGCCTGTACTTTCAGGGA GTTGTTGCAGGCGGGAACAATGCAGGCCAGCTACGTGCTCCAAACGAGCACCCCATCATCGCGTGGATGAATGACCTTATCGGTCGCATAGTACAGATATTCCTGCGAAGAAGATGA